The genomic stretch gtcataacatccagtttgacattcagtcagtaggccttatgccaggtctggtctttccttgttaaccagactggaaataaatactatgttctaacagaacaccagctgttctattccttagtatctgttgacaggtatgaatgtcacagcatccagtttgacattcaataaatcctgtgttagctagtcctgcagtaactacaataTAGTCACACatgcatgtcatgacatcagtcaagacattagtaaccagctagtgttttaccatataatgcagccaattaaacacctacaggcctgacaagatttaaaaatcctgctcctacgtatctcaaaagagaaatcaaggcttacgtagttctgggtagaaaaatgtttgtttgttagtcgattttagcgaaagctatactgtattaatcgacgaaaacattgttttacccaaaacagatgaggagtggacgcataccacacatcgaacggatttataaatctacattccgaaaagcgtcatctatctctactcaacaatcgtggccgaaacattgttttgtatcacttaagacaatatatcttttgtttatgaaaaaggttttctgattagtcgcacggcggcgagaaaagagtttgattggttggatgtattttgaatgatggcgaggacttggatgagcgagatatacatctcgaatcctagtctcaggagtgcacggtatacaccatgttccatttccatctttattgaaaaagtattaaggtaggaattaggtattttgaagtttgaaagacgagtacttgtgacttacaagctcttacaccttgggtctaatactcgggactacgtctggacattccacccaggcagtctgtttctttccaatattgctaagaaaatgattcggatatttatgaatgttttggagggaagacgaatatttatggcttgcaagctcttacagcttgagcctaatattcgggattacgactggacattccatccaggtaatctttttcttccaactttaataagaaaatggtttagatattcataactattttggagagaagacgaatatttatggcttgcaagctcttacagcttgagcctaatattcgggattacgactggacattccatccaggtaacctttttcttccaacttttatttagaaaatgattttgaatattggagtgttaaagagaagacgaatattaacggcttgcaagctcttacagcttgagcctaatattcgggattacgactggacattccatccaggtaacctttttcttccaactttattaagaaaatgattttgaatattaaattaaaacaattaaagtaccgaggtttgaaattattgaaagttaagttgatgttgcttaagagctcattgtaagaaggcccaagagtaggccatgtgaggttgatggcgatgcttaaaagcaatcgacttacaagggtatggaaacgggctcgacattgaatcgagaaaagtgattttttatagtttaaagcggttttgaatggatgatgaaattaaaagaaaacaaatttgTGTTACTAAACAACAATGAAACTATAAGCATAAgagaaattataataaaacataaacataaaaaaaaatgcCAAAAGAAATAGAATGCTATACATGAGTATTGAATCCACTCCACTAAAGACCATAGAAACCAACCCTCTCCACCAAGCCACTTATGACTAGTTGTCATCTTAATGCTAATTTGGGTAAATAAACCAAGATAAATtaaaaatagaattaaaataaaaaactaataaaaaagaaatctgttggactaccataattaaacccagccgcttggctgttgggttctAGAGGCTACTGAGTTGggaataataaaaaaaaatggaATCATTGTTAAACACCAACGTTAATGTCCACTGGGAACACTAAAGGGTCACTTAAATGGAGTTAAATGGTCTGTCTTATAATGTTTAATTAAAGagcaaaaaatgaaaatagaGGGCACAAATGAAATTCGAAACTCATCGTCCTCCTCCCAAATCTCAATCACAGAAATCTCTCTACCTCAAAACTCTCTCAAACGAAATCTCTCTCTGCTCTCAAAATCGCTCATCAACGCCCTCAGTCGCTCACAGCAAACCTCCTCCCTCATCGCTCCCTTAACCTCGCGTTCCTCTCAAAATCGCGTCACTCTCACCATCTCACCAAGAACCAAACTACAACAGAGATTAAAACGAAAATCCCAAACGAAAGCTCACCTTCGGTGGTTTGGCAGCTCAGGTAACGATCGAATCTCCTTCCTTCGCTTCTTTCGATCGGTTCCTTTTCTGATTTGGGGATTAGGTTTCTTTTGTGGTGTTTTTTTTTCTGCCTCTCAATTGTTTTTTTTGCCTCCTTTACTGATTCGCTCTCTCTTCCTATTTATCTCtcacgaattagggttttgatttgGTACCCAAAGGTTCAATGGAGAaaatttccagaagtgcttttttGCTCAGAATCGAGTTTGTCCTGTTTTATGCTACAATCCGGAAACGGTAATATGAACTCCTGCTTTCTCTTTGAACTTTGTCTTAATTCCAAATTGGGAATTCTTTGAAATTTTACTGCTTGGTAATTATTTTGTAGCTTCGGTTGTCACAGGGGTTCTGGATCGGTGAGGATGAGAAGACGGGGCTCACTGAAGGAAGTTTGAAACTGATTGGTGAAGGTTCCAGGAGTGTGCCTTCCAGCAATAGCATGAACTCGAACTTGTGAACAACTCTCTGTCCATAAGGCCTAGCAGATTGGACAATAATATCCTGAGGATTCTCAATCGCAACAATAACCCTCTCACAGGCACCCTCAAGAACAGCATTAGCGAATTGATCAAAAGAGCGAAGTGTCCCCATGAGCTTTCTACCATCTCTTAGCAATATAAGAAGTTTCTGCGGTAGAGGTAATAGGAACCAAGAGTTTATCATGTTTCCTAAACACACTGCTACACCTTTTTACAATTCCTTGATCTGCTATATATTGTAGTTCTGAAAATGATGAAGGCCCTTTCTCACGCCCAGAACCATCAATGTAATATCAGTCATCCAAATGCAGCTGCAACTCCTGGATGGTACAGAGATGGTCTTTAGGCACACCAATGGACTCCCTGCTTTGGTAAGGACCTTGATCACTAACTTATTTTGACCGAGAATTTTCTTCAGTTAATGATCTCTTACTATCACAGGTTGAAGTGAATGGCCGGACTGACCTTGGATGTTGTCTATCCTTGCCTTGGCTCTGGTGTCTCTTTAGCACTTGGAAAAATGGTGGTGATTCGAGTGAAAAGGTAGGAAATGTAACTGGTACAGGATTGCAATAATTTCTTGCTACAACCTGTTGTTGGTGCGACATTTAACTGACCATTGCATTGTGAATTGGTAGGTTCGCCCTGTCACAATTTCGGCATTAAAATGATGTTCTTTTCTTTTGCTTCTAGGCTCAAAAGGGGCGGTCGGACGGACTTGAAGCCAAAGTAACAAAAATCCTGCCTTGTAGGTTACACCATGCCGACATTTACTTACGGTAGGCTTCTTCTTTGCCCATGCCATCCAATGCATCGAAACTTGGTAAATTTACGCAGGAACTCATTGTGTTTGATGTTGCAGGAGGACAtattgagtttggtttgtgagCATAAAGGTTGGAAGCACCTGCTAGCATGTCCTTTTGCAAATTGAGTTCCATGGCCAACTTTTGATGAGAAGAGAAACGCAAGTTCTGTCTTTGTGGAGAATGATGATTGCATCATAATAGCTCAGAAGAGTCCATAAACGGCACTCACATCTATTTGGACCCATCTTCTCCTGAAATGCAAGTTTTTCTCGACAAAACTGCACTGCATTTTGCCCATTCTCTCTGTGACCCTCTCTTTGTATCTAACAGTTTTCATTTACTTCTTTTACATCATCTTGGTTCGAATCATTATTTATGTCATCAACAAGggagaaaagaagaaaaagaaatccAGTCATGGTGTGCGAGCAAAACTGCAGGAGTCTTAAAACATCAAATGGCAAAGGGTTGAGGAAGAGATACGCAGCTGATAGTTCAAAAGCCTCCTCTACCAAGCAAGCAGAAAATAGATGCAAATCAGCCCAACATCGTAAGTCCTTGTTTGGTTCTTCATGAGAAAACTTTTAGGCTGCTTTCTAGCTATTCATGTAGCAACCGGCCAGGATGAACGATTCTGAACTCATTAAACTAAAGGTGGTTATTTTGCATTTCTAGGTCCATTGCTCAAATATGGCAAGATAGGAGCCTCAATTTATGTCTGAAGGAATCTTGGTATAACCATACTTCTATTTTCACAGGTCCATTGCTGAAATCTAGCTCTTTCttattttccattttcattatGATGCTAACACCACAACATATCTCATCACCGTATTTTCACAGTTTCAGATGTTGATCAGTCAAGCCCATCTCCATAGTGCGAATCAGACATGATTTTCCTCCTTGGTCACTCATGGTTGTCCTTCATATTCAAGGTGAGAGCAGAGAAGGGGGAGCAGAGGTATAGAAATACGTGAGTGCTGCAGAATTTGATGGACTTCCAGCTTTTATCAACCTCTTGTTGAATCCAGAGCAATTTTAGCCCTCGCcgtccatgacaatggttccccATCTCTACCGCGAAGAAGTCGAATCAAGTTCCTATTTTCATCTTTTTATCCCCGCTTTCTGTTGTAATAAGCTTATCGTTCAACACTGCATAATAGGCTTCAGTGAAACCTTCTTGAGCATTTTTGTTAGCCAAAATGAAGTTGACCGGTTTTGTTAGCTAAAATGAAGTTGACCGGTAGCATTAGCTAGTTCTTTATACCAAAACTTCTCTGATTTTTGCACTTTAATGCCAATGATATTAGCAGGACTCGTAGAAGCAGAAGTTCTATATGTCGCATTACCGGAGACTTCAATGACCTTTGGTTTCCTCATAGAGAAATTCTTGATTCTCTTGGTTCGTTTTTTAGCAACATGCAGCATATAATGCAAAAATTTAATGGCATTCGTCCCACAACTGCTCCAAGGGACGTTCCAATGATAGTTCCACCTGATAGACCTCTAGTGCTTGTGAAGATGCACATAATTACTAGCATTCACGTCCTTCTCAGGAATATAAACCGAACCAGTCCCTTAGCTAAAATTCACACCAGAATTACCTCTGTAATAACTTAATCATCAATTTTAGTCTTATTCGAAATCAAATTCCAAAGAAATCTCAATTCTAAAAGGATAAGTAATAACCAAACCATAATCCTTGAGAACATCACTAGTCCCACAAAACAATTAACATCAACATTAAGAGTTCCTCCAAATTAGCCTGCTGTACATCAACATGAACAGAACCATCCTCAAGAGGGACTCCTTTGAGAAAACCGACAGGTGGCTTAAATGCAACCGAATTCTTAACTTTCTGATACATAACAGTCCAACTATGTTGGTGCTCTTCTATTGACAACTTCCTCGGTAGCAAATCTGCCCAGGCTGAATCCTCGGTTGGCGTTACATGATAGTGAGACATCACTCCTTTCTCCCATGTCTCATTCTTTGATGTCCCTAATTCGTATTGCAATGTATGCGATTGAGTAGGACTGTTTGTGCATTCTCTTGCAGCAGCATAACCACACAACATGACGGCCATACAAACATATAAAAGAGCCTCCATGTTTCAGAGAACCAATCAAAGTGGAGGTAAAATAAATGGAACTGAAAGGCAGCGCAGAAATTTACAACTGAATTGAACCAAATCAAAAGGGATGAACTTTGACAAAAGGATAGCATGGTGAGAAAGTTACAAACATGGTTATGTGAAGAACGGTTCTTTGTGAACCAGAAAACGAAAATATGatggaaaaaattcaggaccaaaatcggggtatgacagatagcaaaataccttaaggcttttgatcaaaaatcaattcaccaatcttcgtaatttttaccacgaactacgaggttttgatcctcctttgtgatggtacgtaggcaatggattcatccattcaaacaacaaatttgtaaatataatctattctcttctcatccctctAATCTTTTGCTCAAATCatttcacaaataccaacctataaaACATATTTGcgaaaagaggttcccttagagtactaaggatgttttaggtgcgtaaaaccttcccatttcataaccaacccctttacctagatctctgacatttttattagtttttgatttgaaaaacttcttacttggcttttgttctctttttagcctttcctttggataaataaagtgcggtggcgactcgaattgtatgttgacttttggtttagtcaataaacctaaaagtaacgaaaaccccgctacataaaagtggcgactctgctggggaaatattGGCCtcgtgggtttagcctactttttgcttgtatgtgttgtatgtttatatttatttgtggcatttttttgtgcaaatttgggatgaatgtattgtttgtaatgtatgaattgcttgatatattaattgcttgtatgctttgtggtttcttgtgagatgagttttatacccaaactcgagtgcacttatgataggagaatggcatagtcttattaacttgtgtggagttagtccgtaacaagttaacttgcaagtccattcacttggtggaggttttattgggatcactaatgtcacatgagtagtcgtggttagtcattactctttccaatatgaaccctagaaaccaaggaccttagatacctagcccatcttggcctatttttaggacgtagtgcgaaggtcgttcaagtgtaagacttgatgcgattgttacgcaatactacactcataagagtctctcttgagaatatttttggaggacgagtagtcattttatccgataatatctgaaagatgggatgatggCTATGagaacctttttagaacatgattgtcaggtttaaccatagtacactctcgttgggtggttcttaaccaagactccatgctcgtgactaacaacaaacccgtgattcgcggtcgatccattctcgtatatcctcaaattcaatggaacttgggtgttgataaggtgtaaaccataatccaccaaaatggatgattgatattgacgatgacttgagccatcccgtgacctttgtatggtgtgacttgcttgatccttgagtgtgtttattgcatccatgcatccatgcattcattcgcattcatgtcatcgacaataagattgttgcaaggaacttaaaaggtctatttgAAAATTTCCAGACATGGATAAGtaaagaaggaatacgaagaagtacagtttcagacaacccgacttgagaGATTTAACGCGTCTaacatcttatgtattagagcccttggagttcaaagctctccatgggaagcttatatctattctctctaccaaggtggatgagggtctgatgagtgtgttggtacagttttacgatcctctgtatcggtgcttcacttttccggatttccagcttttgcctacattagaggagtatgcttatcatgtgggtatacctattcttgaccgaTTTCCGTTCATTGGTTTGGAGAAGATTTtgtcttctcaagagattgctgacatgcttcacgtggaggtatccgacattattgccaatatgactaccaagggtggaattcaaggtctcccgtctgtagcacctcaaatttgccctcctcattcatgcattcattttaggtcatttaacatttcatatttcatttcatcatgtcaatcagaattagctccaagagtttgtcttccaagaagcttggatatcatccaagtcactttgtgggttctatctaaatgatcagtcaacacaagggaaattgtgcatcaactagggtttttctcaacactcaaggaagtttgTATTAATCTGGGTATCAAGGGTGCATCACCATCCTCATGATCTTTATTTCCTCAAAATTTCATTTCTTAtcagcaaagttcatctgaattagggtttgacctctggtcaactttggtctactgaagtagtcaaagtagggttcctcaaggattgagatgcattcttggtttgaaggtcttatggatgttgtgtagagctcttgggagctagggtttcattttcagaggttttctttaaaggatcaagcttaatgggctcagtacagttcaaaattcaactatgaagtcaaaagtcaactgttggtcaactaagggtcaaatggctagggaatgacttgagacacttctaacatgttcaaatggggtctattcatcattcaaaaacattaatcttgaaggaacaaaggtccagtgcacaggttaccaaatttggaaagatgacctgtattatgaagtttccaaatttggaaggaTTTTGACCTAGCTTCAACTTGATTTTTCATCACCaaggaagctccaaatgaattttttctcaGACATGAAAGTGGTAGATCTTTGCCTCCCCTTTCCAAaaaaaagtagcccttgctacttataggattggttcctgagctgtcatgctcgctaggcgagcagaatggttcgcctagaGAGCCtcaaaataagccaccagagtcacctgcgcccagaagaaacttcctgagctgtcatgctcgctaggcgagcagtccttcgctaggtgaagcccacgcttcctccttcgctccagcgagccttgatgatgttgctactggaaCTGCTCGCTACCTcctcgctggatgctcgcctagcgagtaattgctagctatgcttttatccaagtctgggagtgttcgctggaacctcgttgagtgctcgcctagcgagcccttcgctacctcactcgcctagcgagcttgctgatgtaccaagcaaatcatcaaaagcaagggcggttttgaactttttctcagacaagaaagttgtagatctttgtctcccctttccaaaaagtcttATTTCAAGGCgatatgatgaatggttgaagagttatggttcttgaatgatgaagtatgcatgaaggctttaaaaaggcataacttgaggttgacaagtccaattggtgtggctctttttgctatggttttgttttgagaaatacttcaaaatggcatgcaaaatgacctataattttgcacgattcatcaatggtgcaagtcatttttcaagctttctttcatgaaaagtcaaaaggacacatgatgacatcatggaataTTCTCACATGCCAATCATTGGGAATTTATTCAGCATTATTTTTGGGCCAAATCCACCTTGGAATTTGAGCCCATGCACTCCCACATGTGTGGAAAAGCCATACATGCACAAAAATTACACCTTGGTAAAATTGTCATTAAACATCATTTTGTGTTATTTCTTTCatataatcatgattaatcaagtcTCAAGAGAGGATTAATGCATTAAACAAGGTTGTTCATGTGCAAATAAGGGGGGCATTTCCAAAAATAGTCAAAATGATCATGGACTTGAAACTCtttcatttgagcccaccaagccacaaaaatcagagtataaactctaaaaatgaaattgagcaaaaccctaattcgtgcaacctccatacacactgaaaactgactttccaaaaataatctcatactttattctcatcaaatctctccatacatccatggaaaatgaaaaccaATAGCATATTCTTGATCTACACACTCTAAGGATCAAAAACCACCCTTCATTTGAGCCATTCCAAGCAGTTTCTAAACAGAGCTTTAATGGAGGTTGCTTCTTGAATCTCAAGATCTGGACCGTTTCAAGCACAACCAAAGGTAGCAAACATTCATAGAAGTTCAAGGGAGGAATTCTGGAGCTTATCTCATCACCATACTGAAGTTTAAGAAGGTGCCATTTCCGGTAACTCAAATTTCGACTCTCTTAGTTTTCTCATTTTTAATGCCTAAACGAAACTACATgctatggtgatgatgtagatgtgtttactttttaaaatgatgcaatattgagtgagaaatcttgatttaaagttttgatgttcaaaCTTGTTGGTTGTGATTTGAGAGATTGGTGAAGATTCATAAAAAACTAATAGGATTTTTGAGTTCCTAGCATATGGTTTAGGGGGGGTAGCCCCATTTTCTTTAAGTTCTGGGCCGTGCGTGGAGGAGGCCGCCGCCGTGGGTGGCCGGAATCCTACCGGCGTTATTGTTCATGGCTGGATTgtcttgaggaagaagatgatCCCATGGCCGTTAGATCGCTTTGACTTTTTCTTTTGATCCAAAGGcccacattttttctgattttcgtttttatttatttttttattagtcacttaagtgacttgtgtgaccaattgacattgttgcatatgtgtcacatgccatgtacatatttcaccccgttttattttattttttaaaaatagcaaaaatactTGAAAAACTCTGAAATGTTTTGTGAGTGATCCTTGATGAGTCCTTAATTTTTTGGTACAATTGCGCAATTATTTCATACACgtggaatttaatatgaatttctgattcatttatgtgcatttttaaccatttgcattcaaaccttcatgaaatcCCATATTTTAACCATTCTGACCCAAGCCTTTGCACACACCATCCTCATACATGATACTAAGATATGGTAACTGGTTTGGCTATTTTCTATGTCATTTTGCTAGGGTTTGCCACATGAATTTAAATGTTGCATTTTTGGACATGTTTTTGCATTCTCAATTTctcaatttttgttttcatatcaaatgaatttggatgctcctgattttttgcatgacGTTTATGTATGTTCAGTGGAACCTTGTGTTAAATTCCCATGAATTTAggatgcattttcaatttgatttggatttttgaagttgatgtttacattttagtccctattttgatgcttgtttagcatgaggcacttgtgccacttcctttgagtgttgaaaccaatccttttgcacatgttttagtatgtatgtcatgtcttgatgtgtggatccttgccccctgactttgagttttgatacccttttgatgcatttgtttgacaagaggtttaggcctcctatccttggttgtttttgtgaactttcgcgaactttaatagcatgattcatgtggttacactttgattctggtttggtgcCTTTGCATATGTGTTCTCCCCTGTTCTATGATGCTTCTATCAAGTTTTTGTGCATTTATTCATAATGAGCTcctttttgcattcatttgagcATGAAAGACGCATTGGGGCTTCATGATATACTTTGTTTCATTTTGATCCCAAAGTGATTCtatgcttatgatatgaacttagaggtttgcatattgattacatagctcatttgacatgcttatgatgtgcataccttgctgccatgttcatttcatcttgACACATAATTGCATGAACTTGTTTATAATGCTTTTGTCGCATTTTGAGGTGCTTCGGACATGATTGACTTTCACTCTGCTAAGTTGGATTTAAATGACTTTTGATTGATACTTTAGGAGTCATTTGGTTCTGTTTGTGTGCTTAATTGTCTAATCCTTTACCCTTGCCTCATGCCTTTACCTTTTATGACTCATTGTTGAAGTTGAAGCACTTTGAACTTAtatgttgacttgtttgactttgatGCATCTTTGGATGTTTAGTGCTTTTGCTTTGATCTTATTGAGTTGAGTTCTTGATACACTTATTGAATTGATGTCACTTCTGACTTGGTGCTATCGTATCCTCCTTTCATCATTCATgctttgttatgacatgctttctattgcatctgtgcactgtttacctgacactgttgttgctatgattcttctgtttcgtgcaactcttgattgcaccccatcttgttattctaacttgtttgtttagtttttgtgagggctcacatgactcttgaagagatagcttgcttggtattccactttatttgtgggataccatttggagatttattttgattgctttgctgacttgttttctttgatggtgaTAGCTTGAGAGctctctgggtttcttgtttctttagttgttgttactttggatctttatccgtgtggtaaatctcttgatcccttttacatctttccagcattttaccgttttcttagctggaagacctcgataggaggcaatgttttgtgtgtttacttttgtgcccaaagacctcaAAGAGGAGGCACctgtgctaaagacctccatgaagaggaaattgaggataaaagggattagtagtcaatcccccgttattcagtgtgtcgttctttatgctcgcactacgtgtcgatgcttcagaacaaaagcccaagatcttttgtccggtcaatcagtggagagggttccatctttctgaacccccacgctttgtcatgagctcaccctgtccagggttaagagctatgaggtcttatcctcattacccttttgatatgctcaccctgacgttcaatttcattggttaagagcccatttgattacctttccatggtttgtttatcgaggttgatatgacccctcttgactaaagccctacccatgtatgtttgagcccccttgttggtgcgtttactttatgctatatttttttgtgtggtgtgatcgtctccccataggactgctaggcttcgtatagtctctcgtttgcatgtcaattaaggtagcacggttccttcgtctaggacttcctttttgcatgagcattcctaaaacacaaacaaactctttgattttcttttcttaagaatacgttaactccttctgctacaggtgagtaagtctccaaaggtcgagcatccggtagattgcgtagtaacgtcgttcatctaaaaaaacacaaaactaacaaaaataggttagccgagctacgacgctctgattctcaatccttcttgagatacgtatgcagcagggtaggggttgtacgagcaataactctttcttttccctactttgattttctctctttcgcatcacatataggactttttatacatatagtttagacataaatagcaagcgtggatcctgtggagtaccacagacgtgaaggggtgcgataaccttcccttcacgtaaccggcccccttactcggttttctttggttcgagactttgttttatccgttccctattggttatgcagtactacctttccctcctattgggataaaagtacatagctggcgactctactctttttcctcgccactcttttcgcgtttgtacttggattcgggaaatccggggagcgacaccGTCCaattttctgattgccaaagctaccttgtttgggaaggcctTGAGTAAGaaagcttttgaagccatatgTGTACTCCTCgtctatgggctagtgttatttcccaacatcgacaacttcgttgatgtgaacgctattaggattttctaTTCTCTTAATCTCGTC from Lathyrus oleraceus cultivar Zhongwan6 chromosome 7, CAAS_Psat_ZW6_1.0, whole genome shotgun sequence encodes the following:
- the LOC127103701 gene encoding uncharacterized protein LOC127103701, encoding MINSWFLLPLPQKLLILLRDGRKLMGTLRSFDQFANAVLEGACERVIVAIENPQDIIVQSARPYGQRVVHKFEFMLLLEGTLLEPSPISFKLPSVSPVFSSSPIQNPCDNRSYKIITKQ